In a genomic window of Cyanobacterium sp. HL-69:
- a CDS encoding ParB-like partitioning protein, producing the protein MPRKSDKPYRAQANLSVLFGDESSSGETINISQIILPSSQPRKYFDPEKLEQLASSIKAHGVIEPLLVRPLGNKYELVAGERRYRACQMAEINDIPVTIKELSDESAFELALVENLQREDLNPVEETEGVLFLLAQKLTMSVESVVNLLYKINNESKKEFNHNVMVNSEIEVIESVFKDLGRGRWQSFVVNRLPLLKLPEDILTVLREGKIAYTKAIALSKIKDDTARQELLKKVIENNLSLSQIKEQVKLCNSNQRDNESPQLRVKEITKSINKAKLWEKEPKKWQKVEKLLAKIEELISP; encoded by the coding sequence ATGCCTAGAAAATCAGATAAGCCTTATCGTGCCCAAGCAAATCTCTCTGTTTTATTCGGGGATGAATCGTCTTCTGGTGAGACTATTAACATTAGCCAAATTATTTTACCTTCTTCACAGCCTAGAAAATACTTCGACCCTGAGAAGTTGGAACAATTAGCGTCTTCTATAAAAGCGCACGGTGTAATTGAACCTCTGCTGGTGCGTCCATTGGGAAACAAGTATGAGTTAGTGGCGGGGGAGAGGCGGTATCGTGCTTGTCAGATGGCAGAAATTAATGATATTCCTGTCACTATCAAAGAGTTATCTGATGAATCTGCTTTTGAGTTAGCCCTTGTTGAAAACTTGCAAAGAGAAGATTTAAATCCTGTAGAAGAAACTGAGGGGGTGTTATTTCTTCTTGCTCAGAAACTTACAATGTCAGTGGAATCAGTGGTTAACCTGCTCTATAAGATAAATAATGAGAGTAAAAAAGAATTTAACCATAACGTTATGGTTAACTCAGAAATTGAGGTGATTGAATCGGTTTTTAAAGACTTAGGGCGCGGTCGTTGGCAATCGTTTGTGGTTAATCGTCTTCCTTTACTCAAGCTACCAGAAGATATATTAACGGTACTAAGAGAGGGAAAAATTGCTTATACAAAGGCGATCGCCCTTAGTAAAATAAAAGACGATACCGCTAGACAAGAATTACTCAAGAAGGTAATTGAGAATAATTTATCCCTATCTCAGATTAAGGAACAGGTAAAGTTATGTAATAGCAACCAACGAGATAATGAGTCTCCCCAATTGAGAGTTAAGGAAATCACTAAATCTATTAACAAAGCAAAACTATGGGAAAAAGAACCCAAGAAATGGCAAAAGGTAGAAAAACTCTTAGCTAAGATTGAAGAATTAATCTCTCCTTGA